One Prunus dulcis chromosome 8, ALMONDv2, whole genome shotgun sequence DNA window includes the following coding sequences:
- the LOC117637522 gene encoding cysteine-rich and transmembrane domain-containing protein WIH2-like translates to MSYYNQQQPPVGVPPPQGYPPEGYPKDAYPPAGYPPQGYPQQGYPPPQGYPQQYPPPYAPQYAQPPPQQQSGSSGCLEGCLAALCCCCLLDACF, encoded by the exons ATGAGCTATTACAACCAGCAACAGCCTCCTGTTGGTGTTCCTCCACCTCAAG GTTATCCACCGGAAGGATATCCCAAGGATGCTTATCCACCAGCGGGATATCCCCCTCAGGGATATCCTCAACAGGGATACCCTCCACCACAGGGCTACCCACAACAGTACCCTCCTCCCTATGCTCCTCAGTATGCCCAGCCTCCCCCTCAACAACAAAGCGGTAGCAGTGGCTGCTTGGAGGGCTG TTTGGCTGCTCTGTGCTGTTGCTGTCTGCTGGATGCTTGCTTTTGA